The Georgenia sp. TF02-10 genome window below encodes:
- a CDS encoding sterol carrier family protein, with the protein MAALKSWAAAHDQGDEAPATVVRTAVRFTLEELATSSPGNAVEVRVPPAGAVQALPGPRHTRGTPPNVVETDPQTWLALATGRLAWADAVAAGRVVASGARADLDGVLPLLTRLG; encoded by the coding sequence ATGGCCGCGCTGAAGAGCTGGGCCGCCGCCCACGACCAGGGGGACGAGGCACCCGCGACCGTCGTCCGCACCGCGGTGCGGTTCACCCTCGAGGAGCTCGCCACCAGCTCGCCCGGCAACGCCGTGGAGGTCCGCGTCCCGCCCGCCGGGGCCGTCCAGGCGCTGCCCGGCCCCCGGCACACCCGCGGCACGCCGCCCAACGTGGTGGAGACGGACCCGCAGACCTGGCTCGCCCTGGCCACCGGGCGGCTGGCGTGGGCTGACGCCGTCGCCGCCGGCCGGGTGGTCGCCTCCGGCGCCCGGGCCGACCTCGACGGCGTCCTGCCGCTGCTGACCCGGTTAGGTTGA
- a CDS encoding ATP-binding cassette domain-containing protein, protein MHALEAINLTKSYGGVRAVDDVSFTVGPGRIVAFLGPNGAGKTSTLQLMLGLAEPDSGSARIFDQRYADLDRPSSVVGALLDSGGLHPGRSGRNHLRVLAAAAKLPPARVEQVLALVGMEQAAHRPVKTYSLGMKQRIGLAAALLGDPRILILDEPANGLDPAGMRWLRELLRRFADDGGTVLLASHVLAEVADVAHDVVVIGSGKVLAAAPLADFAAGRRLEDTYLELTATHGGMR, encoded by the coding sequence ATGCATGCCCTCGAGGCAATCAACCTCACCAAGTCCTACGGCGGCGTCCGCGCCGTCGACGATGTCAGCTTCACCGTCGGACCCGGCCGGATCGTGGCGTTCCTCGGGCCCAACGGCGCCGGCAAGACGAGCACGCTGCAGCTGATGCTCGGCCTGGCGGAACCAGACAGCGGCAGCGCGCGGATCTTCGACCAGCGCTACGCCGACCTGGACCGGCCGAGCAGCGTCGTCGGCGCCCTGCTGGATTCCGGCGGGCTGCACCCGGGCCGGAGCGGCCGCAACCACCTGCGCGTCCTCGCCGCCGCGGCGAAGCTGCCGCCCGCCCGCGTCGAGCAGGTGCTGGCCCTGGTCGGGATGGAGCAGGCGGCGCACCGTCCGGTCAAGACCTACTCGCTCGGCATGAAGCAGCGGATCGGCCTGGCGGCGGCGCTGCTCGGCGACCCCAGGATCCTGATCCTGGACGAGCCCGCGAACGGGCTCGACCCGGCCGGGATGCGCTGGCTACGAGAGCTGCTCCGCCGGTTCGCCGACGACGGCGGCACGGTCCTCCTCGCCAGCCACGTGCTGGCCGAGGTCGCCGACGTCGCCCACGACGTGGTGGTGATCGGCAGCGGCAAGGTCCTGGCCGCCGCACCCCTCGCCGACTTCGCCGCCGGCCGCCGGCTCGAAGACACCTACCTGGAGCTCACCGCGACGCACGGAGGCATGCGCTGA